From Diprion similis isolate iyDipSimi1 chromosome 5, iyDipSimi1.1, whole genome shotgun sequence, the proteins below share one genomic window:
- the LOC124406211 gene encoding uncharacterized protein LOC124406211 — MIKRIKEIYKETKCRVRGEDGVSEEFWVEKGVRQGCPISQLRHLHRRPGRGYADDIVLLAESEEELKAMIERARRYFERKKLEVSGEKTKIMVARKNGGKRKEKKWKWGDKEIEEAKEMKYLGYNITNNNTEEAPLRERVRKAKIAMASLWGIGERQFRGDIRWRIKLFDARIKRILMFGAEIWGWKECEEIEKVQEKYIRWILGAERTTPGYVIRDELKRHKIRVAAGMPRGTSERGSEGEVHKGRQRETTIPLEMRNRRLEAERLLENDGSLEENAINRDKEV; from the exons atgataaagagaataaaagagaTATACAAAGAGACAAAGTGCAGAGTGAGAGGGGAAGACGGGGTTTCAGAAGAATTCTGGGTGGAGAAAGGGGTGAGACAGGGGTGCCCGATAAGCCAGCTGAGACATTTACATCGCAGACCTGGAAGAG GATATGCCGATGATATTGTACTATTAGCAGAGAGTGAAGAGGAACTGAAAGCAATGATCGAAAGAGCCAGGAGatactttgaaagaaaaaagcttgAGGTGAGCGGCGAGAAGACGAAGATAATGGTAGCGAGAAAGAACggaggaaagaggaaagagaagaaatggAAATGGGGGGACAAGGAAATAGAAGAGGCCAAGGAAATGAAATACCTAGGCTACAACATCACGAACAATAATACAGAAGAGGCACCCTTAAGAGAAAGAGTAAGGAAAGCAAAGATAGCCATGGCAAGCCTGTGGGGAATAGGAGAAAGACAGTTCAGAGGAGATATCAGATGGAGAATTAAACTCTTCGACGCAAGAATCAAGCGAATCCTGATGTTCGGGGCAGAAATCTGGGGCTGGAAAGAGTGTGAGGAAATCGAGAAAgtacaagaaaaatatataaggtGGATATTAGGAGCGGAAAGGACGACACCGGGTTACGTAATTAGAGATGAATTGAAGAGACATAAAATCAGGGTGGCAGCGG GCATGCCGAGAGGAACGTCGGAAAGAGGAAGCGAAGGGGAGGTACACAAGGGACGGCAAAGAGAGACAACAATACCTTTGGAGATGCGGAATAGGAGATTAGAAGCGGAACGACTACTAGAAAACGATGGAAGCCTAGAAGAAAATGCAATAAATAGAGACAAAGAGGTATAG